The Thermasporomyces composti region TGCCGGGACTCGACGCCGAGGCCTTCGCGCGGGCGGCGGAGAACGCCAAGGCCAACTGCCCCGTCTCCAAGGCGCTCGCGGGCACGAAGATCACCCTCGACGCCGCCCTGGTCTGAGGCTGGCCGGCCGCCGTGTCCGGTGCCGTCAGCGTGGCACCGGACACGGCGCTCGTCTCACGCCGGCACCCGGACGCCCTCGGCGTCGAAGGCCTTCTTCAGCCGCGAGCGCAGCTCCCGCTGGATGCCGAACTGCTCGTTGGGCAGGCACTTGCCCTCGATCCGAATCGTGATCGACTGCCCGGTCACCTCTTCGACGCCGACGACGTGGGGCGTCTCGAGGATCTTGTCCTTCCACTGGTCGCTCGCCGCGATCTCGCGGGCCTGCTGGTCGACGAGCCGCTCGACGCGGTGGATGTCCTCGTCGTAGGCGACCGCGATGTCGAGCACGAGCGCGGACCATCCCTGGCTCTTGTTGCCGACCCGCAGGATCTCGCCGTTGCGGATGTGCCAGAGCACTCCGTCGCTGTCACGCACCCGCGTCACTCGCAGGCCCACGCTCTCCACCGTGCCGACGGCGACGTCGAGGTCCACGACGTCACCGACGCCGTACTGGTCCTCCAGCAGCATGAAGATGCCGGCGAGGAAGTCCTTGACGAGGCTCTGGGCGCCGAAGCCGATCGCGATACCGGCGACACCGGCGCTGGCGAGCAGTGGCGCGAGCGAGTACCCGAGCTCGTCGAGGATCATGAGGACCACGACGACCCCGACGAGCGCGGTCGTGGCGCTCTTGAAGAGGGAGCCGAGTGCCTGAGCGCGCTGCGCGCGGCGCTCCTGCTGGAGCGTGGGGCGCTCCCGGGCGTCGTCACCCCGCCGGTCTCCGCGAAGCGGTTTCGGCAGGGTGAGGCCAACCGCTCGAGTGACGAGCCGGTCGATCAGCCGGTGCGCCAGATGCCGCAGGACGAGTCCGACCCCGACGAGCAGGGCGACTCGCAGCAGGATCCTGGCCGGGGTCTCCGCGGCTTCGACGACCTGGCTCCAGGTGAGGGCGACCAGAAGGTCAGGATGCGGCTTGATCATCGTGCGGCCTCGTCATGGGTCGGACGTCTGGGTCGAGCGCGTCACTGCAGGGTCTGGACGCGGGCGGGCCCACATCCGTCGGTCATTGTGCAAGGTTCTCCGAGGCCGAGACGGCGATGGCCCCCCGTGAGCACCGTGGCGGCGGCCGCTGGACGCGACGGCGGCGGGGCGAGGACTGGCCGGTCCACTGTCGCGGGTACGGTGTCAACCGTGATGAAAGGTCAGGGGATGATCCGGGCGTTCCTGCGACGAGGTGTCACGATGGGTGTGACGTGCGCCACGGTCGTGTTGGCGACGAGCACGTCCGCCTCTGCGGCGACAGCGAGCTCGGCGCCGCCGGGTCTGGATCTGTCGCCCCTCGAGGTGCTCGGGATCTTCGGTGGGATCCCTGTCGGCTTGTTCCTCCTCATCAGCCTTCTCGTCATGGCGCCCGATCTGATCCGTCGTGGCTCACAGACGAGCTTGTCGTGGAGCGGTCCGCCGGAGTGGTTCGGCGCCCGCCCGGCCGAGGCTGGCACTCCGCTGGAGAGGACAGGTGACTCGCCCGAGCTGGGATCCGACCAGCCTCGCGGTGAGGGAGCGTCGTCCGAAGGAGGAGCAGCCGGCCGAGGTGGCGCCGGTGGCCAGTGGTGAAGAAGCCAGTGGTGAAGAAGAGGTGAGGCGCCGGTGGTCGGTCGTGAGGGCTTCAGCATCCGCGAACGCAACGAGCTCGAGCGGGCGATCCGGAACGCCGAGGAGCTGTCCGGCCTGACCTTCTCCACCTACGTCGGGCCCGTCGATGGGCCGTCGAGGTCCGTCGCGGAGCGACTGCACGCGGCGCTTCCCGACCCGGCGCGCAGCGTCTTCATCCTCGT contains the following coding sequences:
- a CDS encoding mechanosensitive ion channel family protein, which produces MIKPHPDLLVALTWSQVVEAAETPARILLRVALLVGVGLVLRHLAHRLIDRLVTRAVGLTLPKPLRGDRRGDDARERPTLQQERRAQRAQALGSLFKSATTALVGVVVVLMILDELGYSLAPLLASAGVAGIAIGFGAQSLVKDFLAGIFMLLEDQYGVGDVVDLDVAVGTVESVGLRVTRVRDSDGVLWHIRNGEILRVGNKSQGWSALVLDIAVAYDEDIHRVERLVDQQAREIAASDQWKDKILETPHVVGVEEVTGQSITIRIEGKCLPNEQFGIQRELRSRLKKAFDAEGVRVPA